One window of Entelurus aequoreus isolate RoL-2023_Sb linkage group LG06, RoL_Eaeq_v1.1, whole genome shotgun sequence genomic DNA carries:
- the hsd17b1 gene encoding estradiol 17-beta-dehydrogenase 1 — protein sequence MDKEVVLITGCSSGIGLSLAVRLASHPEQKFKVYATMRNMAKKERLLECVKGLHKDTLEVLQMDVTDRQSILDARDKVAEKRVDILVCNAGVGLMGPLEVQSLDSMKQILEVNLLGTIQTIKAFLPGMKAQNGGRILVTGSTGGLHGLPFNEVYCASKFAIEGACESLAVLLQHFNIRVSLIECGPVNTDFLVNLKKAELGDECLQHVDAQTLDLYEKYLQHCSHVFQNAAQDTEDIVKVFLDAIESPSPAFRYFTCGQVPPLTELKLTQPDGLQYISAMSDLIFACEEK from the exons ATGGACAAGGAGGTGGTGTTGATCACAGGCTGCTCATCCGGCATCGGCCTCAGCCTGGCGGTCCGCCTGGCCTCCCACCCGGAACAGAAGTTCAAAG TGTACGCCACCATGAGAAACATGGCCAAGAAGGAGCGTCTCCTGGAGTGCGTCAAAGGTCTGCACAAGGACACCCTGGAGGTTCTTCAGATGGACGTCACTGACCGCCAGTCCATCCTGGATGCCCGGGACAAGGTGGCGGAGAAACGAGTGGACATTCTCG TGTGTAACGCAGGTGTGGGGTTGATGGGTCCACTGGAGGTCCAATCGTTGGACTCCATGAAGCAGATCCTGGAGGTCAACCTTCTCGGAACAATCCAGACCATCAAGGCCTTCTTGCCCGGCATGAAGGCTCAAAATGGGGGTCGTATCCTGGTCACGGGAAGCACCGGAGGTCTTCACG GTCTTCCTTTTAATGAGGTGTACTGTGCCAGCAAGTTCGCCATCGAGGGAGCGTGTGAGAGCTTGGCTGTGCTCCTGCAACACTTCAACATCCG TGTTAGCCTTATCGAGTGCGGCCCCGTCAACACGGACTTCCTGGTCAACCTGAAGAAGGCGGAGCTTGGGGACGAGTGCCTGCAACATGTGGACGCCCAGACGCTCGACCTGTATGAGAAATACCTGCAGCACTGCAGCCACGTCTTCCAAAACGCAGCACAGGACACGGAGGACATTGTTAAG GTGTTTTTAGACGCCATTGAGTCACCCAGCCCGGCCTTCAGATACTTCACCTGCGGGCAAGTGCCTCCCCTGACCGAGCTGAAGCTCACGCAGCCGGACGGCCTTCAATACATCAGCGCCATGAGCGATCTCATCTTTGCGTGCGAGGAGAAATAA
- the si:ch73-141c7.1 gene encoding coenzyme Q-binding protein COQ10 homolog, mitochondrial, which produces MTVKSTPRIARSLLAGFQVHSKFVRGNVKAGNARRVGPGGVLGTWSKTTSSQCASYHINTPRRSFINLAAGIGSRRTEYTENRTLGYTPEQMFRVVSSVEKYQHFVPWCKKSRLVKGTTGGDVRVELEIGFPPVLERYTSEVTVVPNHQVRALCTDGSLFSHLETVWRFAPEPKDSCKVDFYVSFEFKSLLHAHLASVFFDEVVKQMVSAFESRAAVLYGRRREVPPRRGSR; this is translated from the exons ATGACCGTTAAGTCGACGCCGCGTATCGCTAGGAGTCTTTTGGCTGGTTTTCAAGTCCACTCGAAGTTTGTGCGTGGGAACGTAAAAGCAGGAAATGCCAG ACGTGTTGGCCCTGGTGGGGTACTGGGGACATGGAGTAAGACCACTTCGTCCCAGTGTGCCTCCTACCACATCAACACCCCCCGCCGCAGTTTCATCAACTTGGCCGCCGGCATCGGTAGTCGCAGAACCGAGTACACCGAGAACCGGACTTTAGG GTACACGCCCGAGCAGATGTTCAGGGTGGTGTCCAGCGTGGAGAAGTACCAGCACTTTGTGCCCTGGTGCAAGAAGTCCCGCCTGGTCAAGGGGACGACAGGCGGCGACGTCCGGGTCGAGCTGGAAATCGGTTTCCCGCCCGTGTTGGAGCGCTACACCTCTGAAGTCACCGTGGTCCCAAACCACCAAGTCCGA GCTTTGTGTACCGACGGGTCCCTTTTCAGCCATCTTGAAACAGTCTGGAGGTTCGCACCTGAACCCAAAGACTCCTGCAAAGTGGACTTTTAC GTGTCCTTCGAGTTCAAGTCGCTGCTCCACGCTCACCTGGCCAGCGTCTTTTTCGACGAGGTGGTCAAGCAGATGGTCTCCGCCTTCGAATCGCGGGCGGCGGTGCTCTACGGGCGCCGGCGGGAGGTGCCCCCGAGGAGGGGATCGAGGTGA